AGCCGAAGTGGGTGCCGCGGGTGGCGCTGTTGGCGCCGTTTTTCTTGGGAATCGCCCTACTTGGTCACTTCGAGCGAGTTCGCGAGTTCATCCGCAAGCCGTACGTCATCGCCGGGTTTATGTACTCCAACGGCGTGCGGGTCGACGAGGTGGAGTTCTATCGTCAGAACGGCATCTTGCCTTACTCGACCTATTCGTCGGTGACCAAAGTGACCGACGACAACAAGCTGGTCGCCGGCAAAGACCTGTTCGTCATCTCTTGCTCGCGTTGTCATACGACCGCCGGCATGAATGGCATCGACGCCAAGCTCACCAAGCTCTACGGCGAGCAGTGGGACGAAGCGCAGATGACCGCGTTCGTTCGCGGCATGCATCTGTCGCATCCCTACATGCCCCCCTTCCCTGGTACCGAACAAGAGGCCGCAGCGCTGGTCGCCTACCTGGTTGATCTGCATGAAAACCCGGCGGTGATCGAAGGCGCCCAAGAGGTCGGCATTCCGCATCCGATTGGCGTGGCCAAGCCGGATCAGCCGACTGGGCGACTCGATGATGGCAACGTCGCAGCGGCCCTGCCCGAGATTCTCAAGCAAGCCGAACGCACCCTCGACTAGATACGCACTTCCACGAAGATAACTACAAGGTTTCACCCGATGGATAACTGGATCTACCTGGCGGAGACGGTCGTGCCCCGCGATATCGCGTTGCCGTTGCCAGTCGATGCGGAAGTGTTGCGGAGCCTGCTGGTTCCGCTCTTCCTGCTGCATATCTTGTTCGTCAACCTGATGGTCGGCGGTACGGTGATGGCGACGATCTTTGAGTGGATGGGGTACCTGCGGCGCGAAGAGAAGTGGGATCGCCTATCCGAGAAAATCGCCGAGACGGTCACCGTCAACAAGAGCATGGCGGTGGTGCTGGGGGTGGGGCCGCTGTTGATCGTCAACTTGCTCTACACGCTCACCTTCTATTCCTCCAATGCGCTCACTGGGCATGCCTGGATCTTGATCGTGCCGCTGGTGACGCTCGCCTTTTTGCTCACTTATTTGCACAAGTACACCTGGCAGCGCTGCCAGAGCGGCGTTTGGAAATTGCTGCACATCTGGGTCGGCATGGGCTCGACCCTCCTCTTTTTGACGATTCCCTTCATCTTTTTGGGGAACGTCAACCTGATGAACTATCCCGACAAGTGGTACGACGTGCAGGGGTTCTTCGCCGCGCTGAACATTGGCAACGGCAACGTCTACTTCCGCTACATCCACTTCATGATCGCGTCGATCGCGGTGACTTCGCTCTTCCTGTGCATGTGGCTGACCTACAACGCGCGGGTGCGAGAGCAACTGCCGGCCGGGTTCACGTCGCCAGGCATCCGCCGCTTGTTCTATTCGATCGCCTTCTTTGTGACGATGGGCCAGTTTGTCGTGGGACCGACGCTGCTGTTGGTGTTGCCGCGAGTGGGGCTCAGCACGTTCATGCTGACGGCGATTTTGACCGGCGCTTGCTTGGGCGTGGTGCTGCTGGTGCTGATGCGGATCGAGATCATTTCCAGCGACGAGCGAATCGGCCGCCTGTGGGTGCCGATCTACTTCGTCTTCATGTTCGTCGCTTTCTCGATGGGCGCCGGACGTCAGCAGTATCGCGACAACTCGCTGCGGGAGTTCAACGAGGCGGTCGCCCAGCGGACCGCCGCCTTCCGGCACGAAGTCGACGCCTTCAATGTGGCGTTCGCCAAAGGAATGTCGGGGCCGCAGTCGGGCGAGCAACTGTTCAAGATGGTCTGCGCTTCGTGCCATCAGGTCGACGTCGACAAGTCGGCGCCAACGCTGAAAGAGATCTTCGAGCTGCACAAAGGAAAGCCGGAAGAGATTGTCGCCTGGGCGACGGCGCCCGGCTACAAGCGGAAGCAATACAACAAGATGCCGCCGATGGCCCACCTGGGCGAGGATAAGCTGGCCCTGATCGCCGAGTACATGTTGGAGGTCGGCAGCGGCAAGAAGGAACTGGTGATCGACGACTCGAACTGGATCCGCAAGCTCGATCAGGAGCAGGTCGCCCAGACCGCCATGGAAACCGACGGCGACGCCGAGCAAGGCGCCGCGCTGTTCGTCTCGCAAACCTGCGTCTCGTGCCACCGTGGCGTCGATGGCGCGAAACCGGTCGGACCGTCCTTGGAAGGAATCGCCAAGCGGCTGAAGAAGGAGGAGATCATCGAGTCGATCCTCGCCCCGTCGGCCAAGATTGCCGAAGGGTACGAAACCTGGAGCTTTCTCACCTTCGACGGTCAGGTACTCAGCGGTATGATCGTCGACGAGGACGAAGACGAGGGTACGCTGACCGTGCGGCAGAACGACGGCAAGCTCATCGAACTGGTCGAAGACGATCTCGACGGGATGAAGAAGCAAGACCTGTCGCAAATGCCCGGCGGCGTGGTCGACAATATCTCGCCCGAGCAACTGGCCGACCTGGTCGCCTACCTGCAATCGCTGGAGAAAACGGAGTAGTCGCCCGCAGCAAGTCGTAGGGCAGGCCGTGCCTGCCGGCATCGAAACCCACGCCACTCATCGGTCTACCTGCCCTACGGCGACCGGTGGCCAAGCGGATCATTTCCCAGGCACGGCCTGCCAAATGGGCCTGAGGAATCGAAACGGCGCCACGTTGGATGGGCGGCGAAATGGACAAGCAGCAAGCCGCCGACTTCGCCCGCTGGGAACGCGTGACCGTGGGCGGCGACAATCGACGTTGCCATGATCTGGTCGGCCCGTCCGGCGTGGCTTGCTTCCGGTCCCGCTACGGGGGCGGCGCGGCCGGGGGGAATGCGGCTCGCGACCCCTAAAATCGGTTCTTCCGTAAATCGCCAGGAGTGCGGGTTGCCGCCGAAATCGCTTCGGGGACGTTCAATTTCCACCGTCGACGGAAAACTGACGTTTGTGCTCAAAATTGGATCTATGTTTGGGAAATTTCGCTTTGCCGCGTGGATCGATCCCGCGGAAACCTCAGAAAAAGACGGCAGGAAAAATGTTGGGCATTATTCGTGGTTGGGTTGGATATCTGTCAGGTTCGAAATCGGCCAGCCGCATGACCGAGTCGATCGATATCGAGGCATATCAGGAAGCTCTCGGCAAAGTTGCCGCAATCGAACGCTCCAGCGCCACGATTGAGTTCGCAATGGATGGCACGATTCTGACTGCCAACGACGCATTCTTGACGACGATCGGATATACGCTGGACGAAGTCCGAGGGAAAAAGCATCGGATGTTTGTCGAGCCCGAATACGCCGACAGCCCCGCCTATCAAGAGTTTTGGGAATTGCTTAACCGCGGGCAATTTCACTCGGAACGTTTTAGGCGAATCGGCAAAGGGGGCAAAGAGGTCTACATCCAAGCGACCTACAATCCGGTGCTCGACGCTGCCGGCAAGCCGAAAAAAGTGGTGAAGTATGCGATCGACGTGACCAGCCAAGTACTGGCCGAAATCGAGGCGTCGCGCCTCAGAGATATGGTCGAGAACCTGCCGACGAACCTAATGTTCGCCGATCGCGAAAACATCATTCGCTACATTAATCCCGCCTCGCGGGCGTCGCTGCAGAAGATCGCTCACTTGCTGCCGGTCTCCGTCGATCAGGTAGTCGGCAGCAGCGTCGACGTCTTTCATAAAGACCCTAAGGAGCAGCGACGGATTCTCTCGGACATGAACAACCTGCCGACCAAAACGCAGTTTGAACTGGGCGAAGAGATTCTCTCGATCGAAGTCCACGCGATTCAAGATGAAAGCGGCGCCTTCATTGGCTCGATGGCGACCTGGCAGATTATCACCGAGTACGCCGCCATTCGGCGTCAGGTCGGCAAGCTGGGAGACGTCGGCCACACCGTCGCCCTTAACGTCGGCGACATGGCGTCGGCGATGCAGGAAATCAGTTCTAACGTCAATCGGACGGCCAGTCTCGCCAAGACGGCCGAGGATCAGTTCAAGACCGCTGACGTCTCCATCCAAGAACTGGGCAACTGCAGCGAGCAAATCGGCGAGGTCGTTTCCCTGATCCGCGAACTGGCCGAGCAGACGAATCTGCTCGCCTTGAACGCGACGATCGAAGCGGCTCGCGCCGGCGAAGCGGGCCGCAGTTTCGCCGTCGTCGCCAGCGAAGTCAAAACCTTGGCGACCGGCACCCGCGACGCCACAGAAAACATCGCCGAGCGCGTCGGTCGCATCAGCGACAGCATCGCCGAAGTGGTGAAGTCGACCAGCGAAATCGCCAAAGGGGTTTCGGAAGTGAGCCAAAACAGCACCACCGTCGCCGCCGCCATCGAAGAGCAATCGACCATCATCGGCGGGATGAAAGGGACGTCGGACGATTTGGTGAATCTGAGTATGGAACTGCAAAAGCTGTAAGCGGTCATCGCTTGCGGACGTCCGCCAATGTGGCGCATGCGTCGCCCCAAAAATCGCGCTAGGCGGAGCACAACGCGGTTTAGCGAGATAAGTTTGAGCGTTTTTTTGTCGCAGCGATCTGCCCTGCTGCGTCTCGGATCTACGGTTAATTGATTGCGTTTTCCCGCTCGCAACGGCGGGAAACTGGCAAATCGGTCGATAAACGAGCAACGGAGCAAGTTGGACAATGATTGAGACAAATACCGGTTGGTGGCATGCTTTTTCGCCTTTCCATTTGGCGGAGAAAAAAACGCCGGCTGCGATCGACATCGAAGAGCATCAAAACGCATTGGCGATCATCGCCGCGATAAAGCGGTCGAATGCGTCGATCGAGTTCACGATGGACGCCACAATTCTGACCGCGAATGACGCATTCTTACAGACGATGGGCTATTCGCTGGAAGAGATCCAGGGACAAAAGCACCGCATGTTCGTCGATCCCGAGGAAGCCGATAGCGACGAATACCAAGAATTTTGGGCGTCGCTCAATCGCGGCGAGTTCCGTTCAGAGCGTTTCAAGCGAATCGGCAAAGGGGGGAAAGAGGTCTACATCCAAGCGACCTACAATCCCATTCTCGACTCCAGCGGCAAACCCAAGAAGGTCGTCAAGTTTGCGATCGATGTGACGCGTCAGACGGTGGCCGAATTCGAGGCGTCGCGCTTGATGAACATGGTTGAGAACCTGCCGATCAACCTGATGTTCGCCGATCGCCAGAACATCATTCGCTACATCAATCCCGCTTCGCGGAAATCGATGCAGAAGATCTCGCATCTGCTGCCGGTCCCGGTCGAATCGGTCGTCGGGAAGAGCGTCGACATCTTTCATCAGCGTCCCGAGAAGCAACGGGCGATCCTGGCCGACGCCGACAACCTGCCGGTGAAGACGCAGTTTCAGTTGGGCAGCGAGGTGATAGACCTCGAGGTGAATGCAATCCGAGATCGCGATGGCAGTCACATTGGCTCGATGGCGACCTGGCAGATTATCACCGAGCACGCCGCCATTCGGCGTCAGGTCGGCAAGCTGGGAGACGTCGGCCACACCGTCGCCCTTAACGTCGGCGACATGGCGTCGGCGATGCAGGAAATCAGTTCCAACGTCAATCGGACGGCCAGTCTCGCCAAGACGGCCGAGGATCAGTTCAAGACCGCGGACGTCTCCATCCAAGAACTGGGCAACTGCAGCGAGCAAATCGGCGAGGTCGTTTCCCTGATCCGCGAACTGGCCGAGCAGACGAATCTGCTCGCCTTGAACGCGACGATCGAAGCGGCTCGCGCCGGCGAAGCGGGCCGCAGTTTCGCCGTCGTCGCCAGCGAAGTCAAAACCTTGGCGACCGGCACCCGCGACGCCACAGAAAACATCGCCGAGCGCGTCGGTCGCATCAGCGACAGCATCGCTGAAGTGGTGAAGTCGACCAGCGAAATCGCCAAAGGGGTGTCCGAAGTGAGCCAAAACAGCACCACTGTCGCCGCCGCCATCGAAGAGCAATCGACCATCATCGGCGGGATGAAAGAGACGTCGGACGATTTGGTGAGTTTGAGTGCGGAGTTGCAGAAGCTGTAAGTGGGGCGGGCAATCGTAGGCCGAATTGCGTGCGAGGGAAATGCGGCTGCGAGCATAAACCAGTTCTTCCCACCGGCTCCGCTATCCAGAGTAGTCTTCAAACAAACACTTGCTGAGCGTCGCCGAGCCAGGTTCGCTTAGCAGTCCGTTGAGAAAATCAACGGACTGCTAGGATGGTCTGGGTTAGCTGGGGCAATTCCATTTTTCGGACGGTTACGTTTTTGGGATTTTTTCAGTCAACGTTGGAGCTGCCTTACTGAAGAGTCCGAATTGCGTTACAAGGTTCGTGCTTCGGCCCTTCGGATTTGATTCGTCATTCGCTCCTTCGACATTCGTCATTGAACATCGGCCGGACTGCCTTGCTTGCGCTGCGGGCTAGGTTGGCGTTTCCCCGTCCGACGCCTCGGTCTCTACTTTGCCTGTCTTGAACCCCTTCCCACTGGTCTTCAAGAACTGCGGCGACGTGACGCCCATTGATAGGTAAATGCTCATCAGGCCGTCGACCGACATATCGACCGGGTGGACCGCTTCGCAGGGGACGAAGACGATGCCGCCGGTCATGGGGATCGGCGACGTTGGCAGGTAGACGCCGTGGTGGTCGACGCCATTGATGTCAAAGCGATCGGCCGTTGGCATCAGGGCCAGGATGCCGGCGCCATTTTCTTTGCCGAACATGACGAAGACCGCCTGCATGCCGCGGAGCTCCTCGTTGTCTCCCTTGTCGAGCATGCTGACCAGTTGCCGGGCAGTGCCATACAGCTTGCCGATCAGCGGGACGCGGCTGACGATCGAGTCGACGACCGCGGACAGGGTGTTCTTCAGCCCCATCTCGACCAGTACGCCAATGCCAAAGACGACCGCCAGCACGATCACCCAGCCCAAAATATAGGCGAGGGTCGAATCTTTCAGTTCGTCCGGTTGGCCATTCAAAATGCCGATGCGGATTAGCTGCTCGCCGACAAACGACGTGGGGCCGACGAATCCATCCAGAAATTCGACCAGCCAGATCACGATCATCCCGGTCAAGACCAGCGGCATGACCGCCAGAATTCCGGCTAAAAAGTAGCGTAAAAATCGTTGCCAGAGCGCAGAAGTGAGTCGTCGCATCGTCAATTTCCGAAAAGGTGCTTCATCAGGGCCGGATGAGACCGGCCGCTTGCGTGACTTGGAATCGGCTAGGAACTAGAATAACGGTTCTGCCTGCCACCTGTAGCCGCCATTTATTGGAAAATTCGGCGGCGCCTGCCCTAGGAGATTAACCCTTGATGAAGAGTTCAAGTTTTCACGTTGCTATCGGCCTGTGCTGCCTGTCGGTTGCGTCGCTCGTTTCGGCCGATGAATGGAAAAGCGGCATCGAGTGGCCAGAGCCTCCCCAAGTCGATCCCGGCGCGACGTCGACCGACGCTCCTTCCGACGCGATCGTGCTGTTTGACGGCAAAGATCTGTCGAAGTGGGACGGCGGCGAGAAGTGGATTATCAAAGATGGCTACGCCGAAGTGGCGAAGGGTGGGATCACCACCAAAGACAAATTTGGCGACATGCAGCTGCATCTGGAGTTCGCTTCGCCGGCCGAAGTGAAAGGTTCCGGCCAGGGACGCGGCAACAGCGGCGTCTTCCTGTTTGGCAAGTACGAAGTGCAGATTCTCGACTCGTACGACAATCCGACCTATTTTGACGGCCAGTCTGCGTCGATCTACAAGCAATCGCCCCCGATGGTCAACGCGTCGCGGAAGCCGGGCGAGTGGCAAACCTACGACATCATCTTCAACGCTCCGACGTTCAAAAAAGATGGTTCGTTCGACAAGCCGGGGCATGTGACGGTGCTGCACAACGGCGTGCTTGTGCAGAACAACTTCGAGCTGCTGGGCGCCACCAAGTGGGATAGCCCGCCGAAGGTCGAAAAGCACGGTCCGAAGGGGAAAATCTCGCTGCAGTTCCACTGGAATCCGGTCCGCTTCCGCAATATCTGGGTGCGGGAACTGAACCCGCTGGTTGGCAAAATGCCGGAGCCCAAACCGACCGAAGAAGCGAAGCCGGAAGTGAAGAAAGAATCGGAGCCGGTCGCCGAAAAGCCGGCTGAAAAAGCTGCCGAAGAGTCGGCCAAGTAGCGACCCGGCGGTCAGAGCCGCCAATTGGGCAAATCTTGACGCCGCTAGCGACCTGTCGCAGCGGCGTTTTTTCGTGCCCCCCAAGCGGCTGCCGGGGCTGGTTTAGAAGGGTGGTTTTGCGTCGTAAATGCCGAGGGAACCGGGCGTTACCGCGATTGTTACACAACTATTACGAACCTGGGACGTTCCGTTTACTCACTTTGACTCGACACTACTTACAATCACTGCGAATGAAATCAGGCGACTGATCGCGGAAAGATGGATTTCCCGCGTAGCGTCGCGACCTCTCCCCCCAGGGATTGATGAGCTACCATGTCGATTGTCACTGATGAAAACCGAGAAGCGGGAGACGACTTCGAAAAGGACGCCGTCTCGCAAGAGGATTGGAACGAATCCAATCTGGTTACCGAAACCAAGCCGGCCGCAAAGAAGAATGTGACGAAGAAAAAGCGTCGCATCGAGCCGCCGATCGCCGAAAAACTGCGTGATCGTTACAAGACCGGGTTCGCCTGGATCATTTTTGGCTGGATCGCGATGATTCACGTCGTCGCGTTGGCCGCCCCGTTCTACTTCTCGTGGAGCGGATTCGCGCTGTTCATTGCGTTCTATTACCTGACCGGCTGCGTCGGCATCACGCTCGGTTTCCACCGGCTGCTGACGCATACCAGCTATCAGGTTCATTACCCGACCCGGATGGTGCTCGCCTTCATTGGCGGCCTGGCTGGCGAAGGTTCGGCGCTTGACTGGGTCGCGATGCATCGCAAGCATCACGCCCATAGCGACCAGGAAGAAGATCCTCACTCGCCGATCCATGGCGGTTTGTGGTCGCACATCTTGTGGCTCTTCCCGTTCCGCAACGCCGCCGAACAACGTTCGATCCACGAACGTTGGGCGCCCGACTTGTTGAAAGAGCCGGGCATGCGGTTCCTGAACTACGCGTTCATCCCGTCGCACCTGGCGTTGGGAGCGTTGATGGCGTATGCCGGTTATTGTTACGGCGGCTCCTACTACGCGACGTCGTGGGTGTTGTGGGGGATGTTCGCTCGCCTGGTGGTCGTGCTGCACGTCACCTGGTTTGTGAACTCGGCCTCGCACATCTGGGGCTACACCAACTACGAAACGACCGACCAAAGCAAGAATCTGTGGTGGGTCGGCCTGACCGCCTTCGGCGAAGGCTGGCACAACAACCACCACGCCTATCCGCGGATGGCCAACCATGGTCACAAGTGGTGGGAGTTCGACCTGACCTACAACATCATCCGCGTGATGAAGATGACCGGTCTGGCCTGGAACGTGGTCGACTACAAAAAGAAAAGTCGAGACGGCTCGGCGATTCACTAATCGCCGTTACCGCTGCATAAGAAAGAGGGCCGCTTGGCCCTCTTTTTTTGTGCGCTGATGGAGCGTTGGCTTCGTCTCTAACGCAGTAAGAATAAGTAGGTTGGTTGGGTGCAGCGCAGCGAAACCCAACCATGCGTTTGCAAGCGAAGAAGGTGGTTGCGCAAGCGGCCGGCGTTGGGCTGCCAAATGACCTTTATTTCGCTTGCTCCACCCACCCTACGGCGATAGATAATTGCTTCTTACTCCGCAGCCGGCTCTTCGGGCGCCGCTTCTTCCGGCGGATCTTCCACGGGCGTTCCGCTCGCCAAGAACTGGTACCCCGCGTCGCGGATCGTGATGAAGTGGTGCGGGTTCGACGGATCCGGTTCAAACAGCTTGCGGAGTCGCAAGATGAACTGGTCGGGCGCCCGGGTGATGATGTTGGGGGACATCTCCCAAACTTCGGTCAGCAGCTCATTGCGGGGGATGATGCGGCCTTCGTTTTGGCAGAAATAGCGCAATAGCTTCGCTTCGAGCTGCGTCAGGCGGACCGTCTTGTCGCCGATCGACACCTGGAACGAGTCAAAGTCGATTTTGACGGCGCCCTTCGCGGCGTCGAACTGGAAAACGTGCATCGCGGCCGGCTCTTCCTGGTGGCGCTGCTGGTCGCGGCGATTGCGGGCCGCCAGCAGGTTTTTCACCCGGCTGATGAATTCATCCAGATCGAACGGTTTCATCATGTATTGGTCGGCGCCGACGTCGAAGCCCCGCTTGCGATCTTCCGACAGGGTACGAGCGCTGAGGATCAAGATCGGCATGTCCTCACCATTGGCCCGGATCGTCTCGCAAACGGCGTAGCCGCTCATGCCGGGGAGCATCAGGTCAAGAATCACCAAGTCGATTTGCCGTGGGTTCTTTTCGACCACTTCCAGCGCGCTGCGTCCATCCTCGACGACCGTCACCTCAAAGCCTTCCGCTTCTAGGTTATAGCGGATGCCGATCGCCAAGTGCGCTTCGTCCTCGACCACCAAGATCCGAGTCTGTTCTTTCGCCTTTCCACCGTGCATCGGCACGACGTCCTCTCTTCTCTTAAGCTGCGTTCTGTTCTGCGTCGCTGGGTAAACCGCCAATCAGCGGCCGGGCTCCCGGCAGGGTCACGATAAACCGGGTACCCTGCCCTTTCCGCCCGTCCAATACTTTAACGGATCCTTTCAGGCGTCGCACGAGCGTCCGCACGATATAAAGTCCGAGCCCGGTTCCCGGTTTTTCTCTTTGCAACTCCAGCCCCAAGCGGACGAACCGCCCGAAGATCTTTCGCCGCATTCCTTTGGGGATGCCCGGCCCGTTGTCGGAAACCTCGACCACCGCGCGCTTTTGGCTGTCGAGCCGCAGAAAGACCTCGATCAACGCGTCGTTGCCCGAGTATTTCATCGCGTTGTCGATCAGGTTGCGGAAGATGATGTCGAGGTCTCCGTGATAGCTATGCATGACGCATGGCTCGAGGTGGAACTGGATCATCTCGCGCGGCGCCCGGTAGAGCAGCAGCGTCGACTCGGCGCAGCCGATCAGCAACTTGTCGAGCCGGATCTCTTCCGCCTCGGCCTCGTCGTCGCGGCTGCGGTCGAGCCGACCCGCCTCGAGCAGGTGGTTGATCAGGTGATCGAGCCGCTCGACGTCTTTCAGCATCGTGTCGTAAAACTCGGCCGCTTCTTCCGCCGAGACCTTCAGCCGGTTGAGCGTCTGGAGGTAGAGTTTCAACGAGGCGATCGGGCTCTTCAGCTCGTGGGTGACGCTGTCGATAAAGTTGGCCTGGCGGATCGTCAGGTTGATCGATTTAATCGATAGCACCATGTAGAAAATCACCCCGCCCAGCACCGTGGCCAGAAACGTGGCGCCAATCGGCAGGATCGTCCAGTAGAGGTTCGCCGAATCTTCGTCGTTGTAGGCGCCCCACACCGTCAGCAGCACCCAGCCAACGATCAACACCACCAACAGCACGATCATAATGACCGCAATGGTAACGGGAATGCCGATCGGACGTCGGGAGGTGGACATGGTAGACTCAGTGGCAGCGGTTCATTCGATCTGGCGACGATACCAGATTCGTCATTATATCCGGACTTGTGCCGGATCGCAGCGTCAGCGAAATTCAGTTCGAGTGATTAACGCGCCACGGGCGTTTGCATACGCAAGTCGAGCGGTTTTGGCGTCCGATCGCCGTCCATTTTCTTCGATTAGGTGGAACGAACTATGAATCAGCCGAACGCCGCAATCCGGCCGGCACTTATTCTGTTGTTGATCGCAGGGTGTGCGGCCGAAGCGCCTCGGCCGGAAAGCGAGCCTAAGCCGCCCGCCGCCGCCCAGACGCAGACAAGCGACGCTGGCGAACCGATTGAATTCCCCGAATTTGGCCTGGCGCTCGTTACCCCGCCAGGTTTTGTCGAATCGGACAAGTTCGCAGGGTTCATCGAAGAGGGAAACACCGGGGCGGTCATGCTGACGTATTTGCCGGCGCCGTTTGAAGAAATGCGGTCGACGTTTCTAACCGAAGCGATCGAGAGGAATCCGAACGTCAAGGTGATCGATCAGCAACAGTTGCAAGTGCAGGGAATGGATGGCTACCTGACCGAAGCGAACGCTCTGCAGGGACTGCAAGGTCTGCGGCAATGGAACCTGGCGTTTGGCGATGACAAGCAAACTTACATTGTTGCGGGGATTGTGCCGAAGGAGCGGGCTGATGAGCTGCGGGCGAAATTTGTGAAATGCCTGGCGTCGGTCACGATCATTCCTCGCGTACGTCCCGTCTTGCATGAGTACGAGGTGGTCGAGGGGCTGAAGGAAACTCCCGAGACGTTTGTGAAGGGCGCGACGCTCATGTCCGTGTCAGGAACCGAGGAGGACGTGACCGGCGATGCCGTCCGATTTATTATCTTGCCGATGCGAGAACGACGCAACGTCAGCGATGTTCTGCCGGACATCGTGAAAAGTCAGCTTGCCGCGTATGCCATCGTCGCTCCGGATCAGATGGAATCCGAGCAAGAAGTGACGATCGATGGCCTGCAAGGAATCGAGCTGAAAACGCATGGGATCGCTCGCAACACAGAGGACAAACAGGTTGCAATCTACTACGTCGGGCTCGCATTTCCGGAAGGAGGTTATGTAAGCCTGGTCGGCGTTTGTCCGGCGGCGGACGAAGAAGAGTGGTTCCCCAAGTTTGAACAAGGGGCGAAGTCGTATCGCCGTAAGAAAGATTCGTAGACGTGGGTCTTCGCCTGCATTGGCAGAGGTCAGAGGGCGAACCGCCTGATCCCGATTCGCCCTCGAGGTACGATTC
The genomic region above belongs to Blastopirellula retiformator and contains:
- a CDS encoding sensor histidine kinase; the encoded protein is MSTSRRPIGIPVTIAVIMIVLLVVLIVGWVLLTVWGAYNDEDSANLYWTILPIGATFLATVLGGVIFYMVLSIKSINLTIRQANFIDSVTHELKSPIASLKLYLQTLNRLKVSAEEAAEFYDTMLKDVERLDHLINHLLEAGRLDRSRDDEAEAEEIRLDKLLIGCAESTLLLYRAPREMIQFHLEPCVMHSYHGDLDIIFRNLIDNAMKYSGNDALIEVFLRLDSQKRAVVEVSDNGPGIPKGMRRKIFGRFVRLGLELQREKPGTGLGLYIVRTLVRRLKGSVKVLDGRKGQGTRFIVTLPGARPLIGGLPSDAEQNAA